The following proteins are encoded in a genomic region of Danio rerio strain Tuebingen ecotype United States chromosome 16, GRCz12tu, whole genome shotgun sequence:
- the prss1 gene encoding trypsin-1 precursor, translating to MKAFILLALFAVAYAAPLGDDDDKIVGGYECTKNGVPYQVSLNSGYHFCGGSLISNLWVVSAAHCYKSRVQVRLGEHNIDVTEGTEQFINSEKVIRHPSYNSNTLDNDVMLIKLSSSAQINSYVKTVSLPSSCASSGTSCLISGWGNMSASGSNYPSRLMCLNAPILSDSTCRNAYPGQISSNMFCAGFMEGGKDSCQGDSGGPVVCNNQLQGIVSWGYGCAQRNKPGVYAKVCNFTTWIRNTMNSN from the exons ATGAAGGCTTTCATTCTTCTGGCTCTTTTCGCTGTGGCTT ATGCCGCTCCTCTGGGAGACGATGATGATAAGATTGTTGGTGGATATGAGTGCACTAAGAATGGTGTTCCATACCAGGTGTCTCTGAACAGCGGCTACCACTTCTGCGGTGGCTCTCTGATCAGCAACCTCTGGGTTGTGTCTGCTGCTCACTGCTACAAGTC CCGTGTCCAGGTGCGTCTGGGTGAGCACAACATTGACGTCACTGAGGGAACCGAGCAGTTCATCAACTCCGAAAAAGTCATCAGACACCCCAGCTACAACAGCAACACCCTGGACAATGACGTCATGCTGATCAAGCTGAGCAGCTCCGCCCAAATCAACAGCTACGTTAAGACCGTCTCTCTGCCTTCAAGCTGCGCTTCATCTGGAACCAGCTGTCTGATCTCTGGATGGGGAAACATGAGCGCCAGTGGAA GCAATTACCCAAGCCGTCTGATGTGCCTGAATGCTCCCATTTTGAGCGACAGCACCTGCAGAAACGCCTACCCTGGTCAGATCTCCTCTAACATGTTCTGCGCTGGTTTTATGGAGGGAGGCAAGGACTCCTGCCAG GGTGACTCTGGTGGCCCAGTTGTGTGCAACAACCAGCTGCAGGGTATCGTGTCCTGGGGTTATGGCTGTGCCCAGAGGAACAAGCCCGGTGTTTACGCCAAGGTCTGCAACTTCACCACCTGGATCAGAAACACCATGAACTCCAACTAA